One segment of Leptospirillum ferrooxidans C2-3 DNA contains the following:
- a CDS encoding UDP-N-acetylmuramoyl-tripeptide--D-alanyl-D-alanine ligase has protein sequence MTSSEVLEATEGTWCNNVDSCPDDFRGVSTDSRNIKRGDLFLALCGQRFDGHFHLQEAMEKGAAAALVERPMSGMIPQILVKNTQKSMLDLARVILRKRRANGGKMVVLTGSAGKTTTRELIRLGLSSSGEPVLASSGNENNEIGVPLTIWGWKSSEPYAVIEVGVRKRGDIGYFGDVVSSECLVITSIGPSHLETLGTLRGVWEEKSQLIETIRDGGFLILPEDVWKQFATPMQQTLLEKRKIHLVLTRMNGHGVPAAGKDAETSIGHRTMTILEGSFCLRESGYFLQGSFESTDFSIKMEIPSPELAMDMLLAMGVCGVFGTDLCKASEAIGDYKGGSGRMQPLRSKNGILYLLDHYNANPLSMEAAFSLVDNYHRGEWSGGKIWGILGEMLELGEDSESWHRYVGQKAARLPWGAIWFKGNHFESFLEGFVSSGGNPSLLHRITGKGDPDDRYRLIAPGDIVLLKASRGTALETEFFHLGLEL, from the coding sequence ATGACTTCTTCAGAGGTTCTTGAGGCAACCGAAGGAACTTGGTGCAATAACGTGGACTCTTGCCCGGATGATTTCCGGGGAGTGTCAACAGATAGTCGCAATATTAAAAGAGGGGACCTTTTTCTTGCTCTTTGCGGGCAACGATTTGACGGCCACTTCCATCTTCAGGAAGCGATGGAGAAGGGGGCAGCTGCAGCCCTTGTCGAAAGACCGATGTCCGGAATGATTCCGCAGATATTAGTGAAAAACACGCAAAAGTCCATGCTTGATCTTGCGAGAGTCATTCTTCGAAAAAGACGGGCAAACGGCGGGAAGATGGTTGTTCTTACGGGAAGTGCCGGAAAAACGACTACAAGAGAATTGATTCGCCTGGGTTTGTCTTCATCTGGGGAGCCTGTCCTGGCAAGTTCCGGGAATGAAAATAACGAGATTGGGGTTCCCCTGACCATTTGGGGATGGAAGAGCTCGGAACCATACGCTGTCATTGAGGTCGGTGTCCGAAAAAGAGGAGATATCGGATACTTTGGCGATGTCGTTTCATCGGAATGTCTGGTGATTACCTCTATCGGCCCCTCACATCTCGAGACACTCGGAACGCTTCGCGGTGTATGGGAAGAAAAAAGCCAGTTGATCGAAACCATCCGGGACGGTGGATTCCTGATTTTGCCAGAAGATGTTTGGAAACAGTTTGCGACCCCTATGCAGCAAACATTGCTCGAGAAAAGGAAGATCCATCTGGTGTTGACCCGTATGAATGGTCATGGTGTCCCAGCGGCCGGGAAAGATGCGGAAACATCCATCGGCCACAGAACGATGACGATTCTTGAAGGGTCCTTTTGTCTCAGGGAGTCGGGATATTTCTTGCAGGGAAGTTTTGAGTCCACTGATTTTTCGATCAAGATGGAAATTCCCTCCCCGGAGCTTGCCATGGATATGCTTCTTGCCATGGGGGTATGTGGAGTTTTCGGGACTGATCTTTGTAAAGCGTCAGAGGCCATCGGAGATTACAAGGGTGGATCAGGAAGGATGCAGCCTTTAAGGTCCAAAAATGGAATTCTCTATCTTCTTGACCACTACAATGCGAATCCCCTTTCGATGGAAGCGGCTTTTTCCCTTGTTGATAATTATCACCGGGGAGAATGGTCTGGCGGAAAAATATGGGGAATCCTCGGAGAGATGCTTGAATTGGGGGAGGACTCAGAGTCGTGGCATCGATATGTGGGACAAAAAGCGGCACGTCTTCCCTGGGGAGCCATCTGGTTCAAGGGCAACCACTTTGAATCTTTTCTGGAAGGGTTTGTGTCGTCAGGGGGGAATCCATCGCTTCTCCATCGAATTACCGGTAAAGGTGATCCGGATGATCGTTATCGTCTTATTGCTCCGGGAGATATTGTTCTTCTCAAGGCTTCCAGAGGTACCGCCCTGGAGACGGAGTTTTTTCACCTTGGACTGGAGTTGTAA
- a CDS encoding D-alanine--D-alanine ligase family protein, with the protein MVSRFGRVAVLYGGDSPEAEVSRMTGEGVLSVLSSLSVVARGMEVGPGLPALLSEFHPDACFLATHGGKGENGALQGLLEVMEIPYTGTGVLGSALGMSKSVSRKLFRSGGLVVPETLEFSSKDFPRDLALPFPYPVIVKPESAGSSIGILKVDSPECLRDAISDAMSHSSKVLVEPFLVGREIQVGLLFGEPIGIIEVVPDPKEPFYTFSSKYQPGGSRHLFPAAVTEPEEKALHHAASVAWDLLDLRGVARLDTILLPSGDVVVLEMNTLPGMTKTSLLPEIAMGMGIPFPDLVCRILNGACLDSAPVSQLKQ; encoded by the coding sequence GTGGTTTCAAGGTTCGGTCGGGTAGCGGTTCTTTACGGAGGAGATTCTCCTGAGGCGGAAGTTTCAAGAATGACGGGCGAAGGTGTTCTGTCTGTTTTGTCCAGCCTTTCAGTGGTTGCGAGGGGAATGGAAGTCGGGCCAGGACTGCCGGCGCTTCTATCGGAGTTTCATCCTGATGCCTGCTTTCTGGCAACTCATGGAGGAAAAGGGGAAAATGGAGCGCTTCAGGGATTGCTTGAAGTGATGGAGATTCCCTATACCGGGACCGGAGTCCTTGGGTCCGCACTTGGAATGAGCAAAAGTGTGTCCAGGAAACTGTTTCGTTCCGGAGGGCTTGTCGTGCCGGAAACACTTGAATTTTCCTCGAAAGATTTCCCCCGGGATCTGGCCCTTCCTTTTCCGTATCCCGTGATCGTCAAGCCGGAGTCAGCCGGTTCATCGATCGGGATTTTGAAGGTGGATTCTCCTGAATGTCTTCGAGATGCCATTTCTGATGCGATGTCGCATTCCTCTAAAGTGCTCGTGGAGCCTTTTCTTGTCGGGCGCGAAATTCAGGTGGGTCTCTTGTTCGGAGAACCGATTGGCATTATTGAGGTTGTTCCTGATCCCAAAGAGCCTTTTTATACCTTTTCCTCAAAATATCAGCCCGGCGGATCCCGCCATCTTTTTCCGGCTGCGGTTACAGAGCCGGAAGAAAAAGCCTTGCATCATGCGGCAAGTGTGGCTTGGGATCTTTTGGATCTGAGGGGGGTTGCGCGGCTTGACACAATCCTTCTGCCGAGTGGGGATGTCGTTGTTCTGGAGATGAATACTCTTCCCGGAATGACGAAAACATCGCTTTTGCCCGAGATTGCCATGGGGATGGGAATTCCTTTCCCTGACCTGGTCTGCCGCATATTAAATGGGGCATGTCTTGATAGTGCTCCCGTTTCACAACTCAAACAGTAA
- the mraY gene encoding phospho-N-acetylmuramoyl-pentapeptide-transferase: protein MLYLLHYFHHDFSAFNLFRYITFRTIYASLSALVLVLLFGPFMIRLLVRFQIGQEVRDDGPQSHLSKKGTPTMGGILILIGIMIPVLLWADLSNRFVWMVLVALLGNGAIGFLDDYLKIIRKQSKGLLAWQKFLLQTVLGLMLSIWFVETSPDTRIIIPFFKAINPDLGIFFLPFAIGVISGTSNAVNLTDGLDGLAIGPVIVVSMSFLIISYLTGNQVFAHYLELPGMPGAGELSIVAGAMAGASLGFLWFNAYPASVFMGDVGALALGGALGMMAIITRQELLLLILGGIFVAEALSVIAQVASYKIRKKRVLRMAPLHHHFELGGVSEPKLIVRFWIVALVLALVSLSTLKIR, encoded by the coding sequence ATGCTGTATCTTCTTCACTATTTTCATCATGATTTTTCTGCCTTCAATCTATTTCGCTACATAACGTTCAGAACGATATATGCTTCCCTGTCAGCTCTTGTCTTGGTTCTCCTCTTCGGTCCCTTCATGATCCGTCTTCTTGTTCGTTTCCAGATTGGGCAAGAAGTTCGGGATGATGGTCCTCAATCCCATCTTTCAAAAAAGGGCACCCCGACGATGGGCGGGATTCTGATTCTCATAGGAATCATGATTCCGGTTCTTCTTTGGGCTGATCTCTCGAACAGGTTTGTCTGGATGGTTCTGGTGGCGCTTTTGGGTAACGGAGCCATTGGATTTCTGGACGACTATCTGAAGATCATCCGAAAACAGTCGAAGGGGCTTCTGGCCTGGCAAAAGTTTTTGCTCCAGACCGTTCTGGGGCTGATGCTGTCGATCTGGTTCGTGGAAACCTCTCCTGATACGCGCATCATCATTCCTTTTTTTAAAGCGATCAATCCTGATCTCGGGATTTTTTTTCTGCCATTTGCAATCGGAGTCATTTCCGGAACATCAAATGCCGTGAATCTGACCGATGGCCTGGATGGTCTGGCAATTGGTCCGGTCATCGTTGTTTCCATGTCCTTTCTGATCATCTCCTATCTTACGGGGAATCAGGTCTTTGCTCATTATCTGGAGTTGCCGGGAATGCCGGGAGCGGGTGAGCTTTCTATTGTTGCGGGTGCCATGGCCGGAGCTTCGCTGGGATTTTTATGGTTCAACGCCTATCCGGCATCTGTTTTTATGGGGGATGTTGGCGCCCTGGCTTTAGGTGGAGCCCTTGGAATGATGGCAATCATTACCCGGCAGGAACTCCTGCTCCTGATCCTCGGAGGCATTTTTGTTGCAGAGGCACTTTCGGTGATTGCTCAGGTGGCGTCTTACAAGATTCGAAAAAAGAGAGTTCTCAGAATGGCTCCCCTGCATCACCACTTTGAATTGGGGGGAGTGAGTGAGCCAAAACTGATTGTCCGATTCTGGATCGTCGCTCTGGTTCTTGCCTTGGTCAGCCTTAGTACATTGAAAATTCGCTAA
- a CDS encoding cell division protein FtsQ/DivIB, whose amino-acid sequence MRGKGRWILVLIFFLFLAILIFLPSPNRRTSSKAFHLVLKGGVAVSERSVAFWIGPDPISRMGSNETIRLWVLHHPWVRTAALVRQPWGGGSVIVDLQKPEAILRPPTIFSPGQPSFPWGQPKILPYLLPTGKVVTGLSVSRFRSLPEVILQTPLKLGDGERVLKTIRRERKCQDHGAPEGKTFVFLGKHEIRMLPDHASYYLVLPEGKSCDPFRMLARFFKTHPMDPGGHLNVGEGGAVLGIDLRFSKMILLRQRVEEKALSGKHAPRKKL is encoded by the coding sequence ATGAGAGGGAAGGGGCGGTGGATTCTCGTCCTCATCTTTTTCCTGTTTCTCGCGATCCTGATCTTCCTGCCATCCCCGAACCGCCGCACTTCATCAAAAGCCTTTCATCTTGTCCTGAAAGGGGGAGTGGCTGTATCAGAGCGGTCGGTGGCTTTCTGGATAGGTCCAGATCCCATCTCCAGAATGGGATCGAATGAGACAATTCGCTTATGGGTCTTGCATCATCCCTGGGTCAGGACTGCGGCTCTTGTTCGTCAGCCATGGGGTGGTGGTTCCGTTATTGTTGATTTGCAGAAGCCTGAAGCGATTCTCCGTCCTCCAACAATATTTTCTCCCGGACAGCCTTCTTTTCCATGGGGACAACCCAAAATCCTACCCTATCTGCTTCCGACAGGAAAAGTTGTGACGGGGTTGTCCGTTTCCCGTTTCAGAAGTCTTCCTGAGGTCATTCTCCAGACACCACTCAAGCTTGGGGATGGTGAACGTGTGCTCAAAACGATCCGGAGAGAACGGAAATGCCAGGATCACGGTGCTCCCGAAGGAAAGACATTCGTTTTTCTGGGGAAACATGAAATCAGGATGCTTCCTGACCATGCTTCTTACTATCTGGTTCTTCCGGAAGGAAAATCATGCGATCCATTCCGAATGCTCGCCAGATTCTTCAAGACGCACCCTATGGATCCAGGAGGCCACCTGAATGTGGGGGAAGGGGGGGCTGTTCTTGGGATCGATCTTCGGTTTTCAAAAATGATCCTTTTGAGACAGCGAGTGGAAGAGAAAGCTCTTTCAGGAAAACATGCACCCAGAAAAAAGTTGTGA
- the murD gene encoding UDP-N-acetylmuramoyl-L-alanine--D-glutamate ligase produces MAVSETRMLSKISVNQEEATPKEKEQVMVLGAGRSGIAAARLAVYLGGDVTLKDENIDCLSPLLKEQLSKEGIHLDLGKILKPLDFGTATKVIVSPGLPPEKWSGLAVPEYDSRVIGELEWASALSPFPLLAVGGTNGKSTTSALAAHFLRACGLSVFLGGNFGTPLSEAVLSERKRIAQELSPEYDAGVVEISSFQAETMSPVRSWFDPVVHLFLNITPDHLDRHPSEEAYRRAKWQSFRGISPSHFTVFNGDPESGLYPLRKTPGRPAFFFASRKGASPELPVEEAPVFLLSEDGKTGRVSGFPGQKGETEIWQLDGFSLPGLGNRQNLAASLLGTLIFLNEQRKIGKVRGQDSGDMPFPEKTLLLESLSGFRGLPHRMEVIAEKNGICFINDSKATNVDATLMALKGFSVKSGNKGGDDADARSLILIMGGRDKGASYFPLASPVKDLVRVLIVLGESREVIAKSLSSFCETIPVSSMKMAVDVALSKGREGDTVLLSPGCSSYDMFHGYEERGNAFAMLVREALGVYRGGA; encoded by the coding sequence ATGGCTGTTTCGGAGACACGAATGCTTTCAAAGATTTCAGTCAATCAGGAAGAAGCGACTCCCAAGGAAAAAGAACAGGTCATGGTGCTTGGAGCGGGACGATCAGGGATAGCTGCGGCCAGGCTGGCTGTTTATCTTGGTGGGGATGTGACATTGAAGGACGAGAACATCGACTGTCTTTCTCCTCTCCTCAAGGAGCAGCTATCAAAAGAGGGCATTCATCTAGACCTTGGAAAAATCCTGAAGCCGCTCGACTTCGGAACAGCCACGAAGGTGATTGTCAGCCCGGGCCTTCCCCCTGAAAAGTGGTCAGGGCTTGCGGTCCCTGAATATGACAGCAGGGTGATTGGAGAGCTGGAATGGGCTTCGGCACTTTCTCCCTTTCCACTTCTTGCCGTGGGGGGAACAAATGGAAAATCGACAACATCTGCACTGGCGGCTCATTTTCTAAGAGCATGCGGTCTATCGGTTTTCCTCGGAGGGAACTTTGGTACGCCCCTTTCGGAGGCGGTTCTGTCGGAACGCAAGAGAATCGCACAAGAGTTGTCTCCTGAGTATGATGCTGGCGTTGTCGAAATATCGAGCTTTCAGGCAGAAACCATGAGTCCTGTCAGATCCTGGTTCGATCCTGTTGTCCATCTTTTTCTGAATATTACTCCTGATCATCTTGACCGCCATCCTTCAGAGGAAGCGTATCGACGGGCAAAGTGGCAGTCATTTCGAGGAATTTCACCATCTCATTTTACTGTGTTCAACGGTGATCCGGAGTCAGGACTCTACCCTCTCCGAAAAACTCCCGGTCGACCGGCCTTTTTCTTTGCGAGCCGGAAAGGAGCCTCTCCGGAACTTCCTGTTGAAGAAGCTCCGGTCTTTCTTCTATCGGAAGACGGAAAGACCGGAAGAGTCTCGGGATTCCCCGGACAAAAGGGAGAAACAGAGATATGGCAGCTTGACGGCTTTTCTTTGCCGGGTCTTGGAAATCGCCAAAATCTTGCAGCCAGTCTTTTGGGAACGCTGATTTTTTTAAATGAGCAGCGAAAAATTGGGAAAGTTCGAGGCCAGGACTCCGGAGATATGCCGTTTCCAGAAAAGACATTGCTTTTGGAAAGTCTGTCCGGATTCAGAGGGCTCCCCCATAGGATGGAAGTCATAGCAGAAAAAAATGGCATCTGTTTCATCAATGATTCCAAGGCAACAAATGTGGATGCGACATTGATGGCCCTTAAGGGGTTTTCAGTGAAGAGCGGGAACAAGGGCGGAGATGATGCAGATGCAAGATCTCTGATCCTGATTATGGGTGGACGTGACAAGGGTGCTTCCTATTTTCCACTGGCCTCTCCGGTCAAGGATCTTGTCAGGGTGCTGATTGTTCTTGGAGAGTCAAGGGAGGTGATTGCAAAGTCCCTTTCCTCCTTTTGTGAAACGATTCCGGTTTCAAGCATGAAAATGGCTGTCGATGTCGCCTTATCGAAAGGGCGAGAGGGAGACACGGTCCTTCTTTCGCCGGGTTGTTCAAGCTATGACATGTTCCACGGGTATGAAGAGCGTGGAAATGCCTTTGCCATGCTGGTGAGGGAAGCTCTCGGAGTCTATAGGGGAGGGGCTTGA
- the murC gene encoding UDP-N-acetylmuramate--L-alanine ligase, whose amino-acid sequence MLRYMVKSLHLVGIGGNGMAPIAEILLAKGFRVTGSDSYQTDLTRRLSELGATVYLGQRAENVGDVDAVVVSTAISSENPEVQEARKRGIPIVHRGEMLSELMRGTVGVCVAGSHGKTTTTSMISTLLYLGNLDPTCVVGGRVHHFGAHARVGKSSFFVAEADESDGSFLKLPPIISVVTNIDQEHMDFYGSYDRLKAAFLEFMNHVPFYGKVFACIDDPGVRELIGNVSRRVITYGASPDAMIRVVGGAEGIVVNGLSSTFSVEGHGEKWGSFSLEVPGRHNVINSLAAIGVGRELGMPMSEIREGLSRFRGVGRRFTIVGEESGVLIVDDYGHHPTEIEATLSAAKQSFPDRRLVVVFQPHRYSRTRDLQSRFAHAFLKANLLILTEVYGAGEKPIPGVTGRSLCEETQKVMGADRVLFEGDRQRLPAFLSEIVRSGDVLLTLGAGDITSLGQEYLDMVRSVSRIS is encoded by the coding sequence ATGCTTAGATACATGGTCAAATCGCTTCATTTAGTGGGAATCGGTGGAAACGGGATGGCTCCCATTGCAGAAATTCTTTTGGCGAAGGGGTTTCGTGTTACGGGATCAGACAGCTACCAGACAGATTTGACCAGAAGGCTTTCGGAGCTTGGCGCCACAGTTTATCTTGGACAAAGAGCCGAGAATGTGGGCGATGTGGATGCGGTTGTTGTTTCAACAGCTATTTCCTCGGAGAACCCTGAGGTTCAGGAGGCTCGGAAACGGGGTATTCCTATTGTCCATCGGGGAGAAATGCTGAGCGAGCTGATGAGAGGGACTGTCGGGGTTTGTGTTGCCGGCTCTCATGGAAAGACGACAACAACTTCGATGATCTCGACTCTCCTTTATCTCGGAAATTTGGATCCGACATGTGTTGTCGGTGGTCGTGTCCATCATTTCGGGGCTCATGCAAGAGTGGGAAAATCCTCTTTTTTTGTTGCAGAAGCTGATGAAAGCGATGGATCCTTCCTGAAGCTTCCGCCAATCATCTCCGTCGTTACGAACATCGATCAGGAGCACATGGATTTTTATGGTTCCTATGATCGTCTCAAGGCGGCGTTTCTGGAGTTCATGAATCATGTTCCATTTTATGGGAAGGTCTTTGCCTGCATAGACGATCCTGGCGTCAGGGAGTTGATCGGGAATGTCAGTCGTCGTGTGATTACTTATGGGGCGAGCCCAGATGCCATGATTCGTGTGGTGGGTGGTGCCGAGGGAATTGTGGTGAATGGTCTTTCCTCAACCTTCTCGGTGGAAGGACATGGCGAGAAATGGGGATCTTTTTCACTGGAAGTTCCTGGCCGTCATAATGTCATTAATTCTCTTGCGGCCATTGGTGTTGGGCGGGAACTGGGAATGCCCATGTCGGAAATCCGCGAAGGACTCTCCCGATTCCGGGGAGTCGGGAGACGATTTACTATAGTGGGTGAAGAGTCGGGTGTCCTGATTGTTGATGATTATGGCCATCACCCGACGGAAATTGAGGCAACTCTATCTGCTGCAAAACAAAGCTTTCCCGACAGAAGGCTTGTGGTTGTTTTTCAGCCGCATCGTTACAGCAGGACGAGAGATCTTCAGTCCCGCTTTGCCCACGCTTTCCTGAAGGCCAACCTGCTGATACTGACTGAAGTCTATGGCGCGGGAGAAAAGCCGATTCCCGGGGTGACCGGAAGATCCCTTTGTGAAGAGACTCAGAAGGTAATGGGGGCTGATCGCGTGCTTTTTGAAGGGGATCGCCAGCGGTTGCCGGCATTCCTATCCGAGATTGTTCGGTCTGGTGATGTTCTTCTGACCCTTGGAGCCGGAGATATTACAAGCCTGGGTCAGGAATATCTGGACATGGTCAGGAGTGTCAGCCGAATTTCATGA
- a CDS encoding UDP-N-acetylglucosamine--N-acetylmuramyl-(pentapeptide) pyrophosphoryl-undecaprenol N-acetylglucosamine transferase, with protein MAAKRFPLERVRRLLVTGGGTGGHVIPAITILDEARKRGVAVLYAGAPDSLEERQAKNRSIPFSPLKVTGFAGKGVSEKVRALGILPGAIRKASLQIRAFSPDLLIGTGGYVQIPWVVSAGFSGVPVVLLEPNAVSGWSNRILSPFAQIISTIHQDAPYGGVPVRGIPDVGSVERFREPLRIVVVGGSQGARALNEGIPRILSDLYGKPGVPAFSVVHQSGEKWLEMTRSAYNGAPFEVDVCGFLENLPEYYRTASLVICRSGAMTVTEVTAAGAPAVYIPYPHAIGDHQRRNAEIIANCSGGWIWRESLIQESGFSHFLINVLSNPDLLSKTGENARLNTPAVMVDRWLERLSPIWGNLSNA; from the coding sequence ATGGCCGCTAAAAGGTTCCCTCTTGAACGTGTTCGACGACTTTTGGTGACGGGTGGGGGGACGGGGGGCCATGTCATCCCTGCTATAACCATTCTGGATGAAGCACGGAAAAGGGGGGTTGCGGTCCTTTATGCTGGTGCGCCTGATAGCCTTGAGGAACGACAGGCGAAGAATCGCTCCATTCCTTTCTCGCCACTCAAAGTAACAGGTTTTGCTGGAAAGGGGGTGAGTGAAAAAGTTCGTGCGCTGGGGATTCTTCCCGGAGCGATCAGGAAAGCCAGTCTGCAGATCAGGGCATTTTCTCCCGATCTTTTGATCGGTACCGGAGGATATGTCCAGATTCCATGGGTTGTTTCTGCCGGTTTTTCTGGCGTTCCGGTAGTCCTTCTTGAACCCAACGCGGTTTCGGGTTGGTCGAACAGGATCTTGTCCCCCTTTGCCCAGATCATATCGACAATCCACCAGGATGCTCCATATGGAGGCGTTCCGGTCCGGGGGATTCCTGATGTTGGCTCAGTTGAACGATTCCGGGAGCCTCTAAGGATTGTTGTTGTGGGGGGGAGCCAGGGTGCCAGAGCTCTCAATGAAGGAATACCAAGGATACTCTCCGATCTTTACGGGAAGCCCGGAGTTCCCGCTTTTTCGGTTGTCCATCAAAGTGGAGAAAAATGGCTTGAGATGACTCGCTCCGCATACAACGGGGCCCCTTTTGAGGTTGATGTCTGCGGCTTTCTGGAAAACTTGCCGGAATATTACCGCACGGCATCTCTTGTGATCTGCCGTTCCGGAGCGATGACCGTGACCGAGGTCACCGCAGCTGGCGCTCCGGCAGTTTATATTCCTTATCCGCATGCTATTGGTGACCATCAGAGGCGAAATGCCGAAATCATCGCCAACTGCTCGGGTGGGTGGATATGGAGAGAATCCCTTATCCAGGAATCAGGGTTCTCCCATTTTTTGATCAATGTATTGTCCAATCCGGACCTGCTTTCAAAAACCGGGGAGAATGCCCGCCTCAATACTCCGGCGGTTATGGTGGATCGATGGTTGGAACGGCTATCACCAATATGGGGAAATCTTTCCAATGCCTGA
- a CDS encoding FtsW/RodA/SpoVE family cell cycle protein codes for MVQDSTCHTGVPKKIEDPEKTETMDGQDGTGPFSVDRTQKMDIVLICSVILLIFVGVGMVMSAAIATNQPFRLFNRQMISALLAIAVMLVTSKIDYHFWSRHRFLVYMSGLGLLMLLYVPHVGMVMNGARRWIHLPGLTLQPSEIARDAMIFLAAVLLNKAYQKRKDSPDQSGPLEIPLKSLFIFSIPLSIYCALMLKEPDFGSTAFMVMILGTMFFLAGLSWKRLFQILGITVPAALLFVFFHRYALERFHNFTLAHHSASSATTQLGQSLVALGAGGLAGLGLGHDWVGGGILPEPGTDFIFALVGEEFGLIGTLMILFFFLLIFFRGMSIAGKAPDFLGRILAQGFTLSIGVEAIFNMGVVTGLFPTKGIPLPFLSFGGSSLLSNAIGVGIILSVSRFSGKDARELATAPVGEAITHPEVPVHGR; via the coding sequence ATGGTTCAGGACTCAACTTGCCATACGGGTGTTCCGAAAAAGATAGAAGACCCTGAAAAAACTGAAACAATGGATGGGCAGGACGGAACAGGCCCTTTCAGTGTTGACCGGACCCAAAAAATGGACATTGTCCTGATCTGCAGTGTGATCCTTTTGATCTTTGTCGGAGTCGGGATGGTCATGTCGGCTGCAATCGCCACCAATCAACCGTTCCGCCTTTTTAACCGGCAGATGATATCGGCCCTTTTGGCCATTGCCGTAATGCTTGTGACCTCAAAGATTGACTACCATTTCTGGTCCCGCCACCGGTTTCTGGTCTATATGTCCGGACTGGGTCTGTTGATGCTTTTGTATGTTCCCCATGTTGGAATGGTGATGAACGGGGCAAGGCGCTGGATACATCTTCCAGGGTTGACTCTTCAGCCTTCCGAGATTGCCCGCGATGCGATGATCTTTCTTGCTGCGGTTCTTCTGAACAAGGCGTATCAGAAACGCAAGGATTCTCCCGATCAGTCTGGACCCCTCGAGATTCCTTTGAAATCCCTCTTTATTTTCAGTATTCCTCTCTCTATTTATTGCGCTCTGATGCTAAAAGAGCCGGATTTTGGTTCTACAGCATTTATGGTCATGATTCTGGGAACGATGTTTTTTCTGGCCGGTCTCTCATGGAAAAGATTGTTCCAGATCCTTGGCATCACCGTTCCGGCCGCCTTGTTATTTGTGTTTTTTCATCGCTATGCACTTGAACGATTCCATAACTTCACACTGGCCCATCATAGTGCTTCGTCGGCTACGACCCAGCTAGGGCAGTCTCTTGTTGCGCTTGGGGCTGGAGGACTTGCGGGGCTTGGGCTTGGCCACGACTGGGTCGGGGGAGGTATTCTTCCTGAGCCGGGGACGGATTTTATCTTTGCGTTGGTGGGGGAAGAATTTGGGCTTATCGGAACGCTCATGATCCTGTTTTTTTTCCTGCTGATCTTTTTCAGGGGAATGAGTATTGCCGGAAAAGCCCCGGATTTTTTGGGGAGGATTCTGGCACAGGGATTTACTCTGTCAATCGGAGTTGAGGCCATTTTCAACATGGGCGTTGTAACCGGTCTCTTCCCGACAAAGGGAATTCCTCTGCCTTTCCTGTCCTTTGGTGGCTCTTCATTGCTTTCAAATGCGATCGGTGTGGGAATCATCCTTTCTGTGTCCAGATTCTCAGGGAAAGATGCCCGTGAGCTTGCCACAGCTCCTGTCGGGGAGGCGATCACTCATCCGGAAGTTCCGGTTCATGGCCGCTAA
- the murB gene encoding UDP-N-acetylmuramate dehydrogenase, with product MTNSGAITGLRRENLSRHSTIRIGGPAEYFFLPESFDDLSRILADVASGSLPSPLRFFGKGSNILFSDAGLSGTVVSTKRLTVLTVLPDGSFLAQAGVSMPYLSKVAAFSGRSGFSFMAGIPGTVGGGVAMNAGTPEGDFSRIVKKVRVVSPEGVITTLSGDDLDFSYRHSIFSGEAPECGVILDVLLSGEASDPAVLQEKGKESLIRRNERQPLDRPSLGSVFRNPQSDHAGHLIEISGLKGVQKGGISISRKHCNFFVNEGYGTAAEFLDLMEEVRQRVKTLTGFLLVPEVQTLF from the coding sequence ATGACAAATTCAGGGGCGATAACGGGGCTCAGGAGAGAGAATCTTTCAAGGCATTCGACGATCCGGATCGGTGGTCCGGCGGAGTATTTCTTTCTTCCTGAGTCTTTTGATGATCTTTCTCGAATTCTGGCAGATGTCGCATCGGGATCACTGCCCTCTCCCCTGCGTTTTTTTGGGAAAGGCTCGAATATTCTTTTTTCGGACGCAGGTCTGTCGGGAACGGTCGTTAGTACAAAACGACTGACAGTGTTGACGGTTCTTCCGGATGGGAGTTTTCTGGCCCAGGCGGGTGTTTCTATGCCTTACCTCTCCAAAGTGGCTGCTTTTAGCGGACGGTCCGGATTTTCTTTTATGGCCGGGATCCCGGGAACAGTCGGGGGTGGTGTCGCTATGAATGCTGGTACTCCGGAGGGGGATTTTTCCCGCATCGTAAAGAAGGTTCGTGTTGTCTCACCAGAGGGTGTTATTACCACCCTTTCAGGGGATGATCTTGACTTTTCTTACCGCCATTCGATTTTTTCGGGTGAAGCTCCGGAGTGTGGGGTGATTCTGGATGTCCTTTTGTCAGGAGAGGCTTCTGATCCTGCTGTTTTGCAGGAGAAAGGGAAGGAATCCCTGATAAGAAGAAATGAACGTCAGCCTCTTGATCGACCGAGTCTGGGATCGGTTTTCAGAAATCCCCAATCAGACCATGCTGGCCACCTTATCGAAATCTCCGGATTGAAGGGAGTCCAGAAAGGGGGCATCAGCATCAGTCGCAAGCACTGTAATTTTTTTGTCAATGAAGGATACGGAACGGCAGCAGAATTTCTTGACCTGATGGAGGAAGTTCGCCAAAGGGTCAAGACTCTTACGGGATTCCTTTTGGTTCCGGAAGTCCAAACACTGTTTTAG